DNA from Streptomyces rishiriensis:
CAGCCCCGGCCGCATCGCCGCGGTGGGTGACCACGACCCGCACCCCGCGTGTGGCCAGGGCGATGGCCGCGCTGCGCCCGAGGCCGCGATTCGCACCGGTCACCAAAGCGATCTTGTCGATTGTCATGACTTCCTCCACCGTGCGACAACCAGGATGTGCCCAGGTGCCGCGGATCAGAGGCGAGTCACTCGACTCGCCTTGCTGGTGCACCGTAAGCGGGCTCCCCGAGGCGAGTCAAGTGACTCGCCTCGGGGTTACGGCATACTCTCTGCATGGCAGCAGAACTCACCGCGCATCACCGCAGGCTCGCCCAGCAGAAGCGCGAGGCGATCACCTCCGCGGCCACAGAACTGTTCCTGGACCGTGGCTACGACGGCACCTCCCTCGCACGGATCGCCGAAGCGGCCGGGGTCTCGAAGTCCACCCTGTTCAAGCAGTTCCCCACCAAGGCGGCCCTCTTCGAGGCCATCGTCACCGAGTCCTGGCAGCGCGACGCCGGCGATACCGCCGCGCGGCCACAGGCGGGAGATCTGCGCTCCGGGCTGACAGCCATCGGCCACCGCTACGCCGACCTGATCGGCCGGCCCCGCATGACAGGCCTGTTCCGGATCGTCATCGCCGAACTGCCTCGTTTCCCCGAGCTGGGACGGATGCAGTTCCAGCTGGGCAAACTGCCCTACTTCACCTCCGTCCAGCACTACTTGGAATCCGAGCATGAGGCGGGCAACGCTGATGTGCCCGACGCCGAGAGCGCCGCGAACCAGTTCCTCGGCATGATCGCTAACTACGTCCTGTGGCCCCGCATGCTGCTGACCGGCTGGAACCCCGCAGCCTCCGACATCCACAACGCCGTCGAAGAGGCCGTCCAGACGATGCTCGCCAGATATACCCCCGCCCCGCCGGCCTGACCCGAAACCGGAACTTCGCCACTGACGCGCAACGCCAAAGACCGCGACGCCTTCACCCGCGACACCTGTCGTCAAACGATCGTTTGACGACAGGCAACCGACGTATCCGATGAACCCGCGGGTTCATCCAGCAGGGCATCATCATTGAGCGGGTCCTGACCGACAACACCTGGTCCTACACCAGGAACACCTGGCGCCAGACCTGCCGCGAGCTGGGCATCAGCCCACGCTGGACCAGGCCCTGGCGACCCCAGGTCAACGGCAAGGCCGAACGCTTCCACCGCACACTGCTCGAGAGATGGGCCTACCAGCAGCCCTAACCTCAGACGCCCAGCGGCAGGCAGCGTTTCCCCGACTGGCCGGACTCGTACAACCACCACCGCCCCCGCACCGGCATCGACGGCCGAACACCAGCCGGCCGCGTCACTAACCTCTCCGGACAGCAGGACCGTGTCCACAAAGTCCCGCCCGGCTCGTGACGCCCGGCACGCACGCTCACCGCGCTGTCGGGATCACCCACGCACCCCCGGCACGAGGCCGACCCTCCGCCTTTGCGATCGCACCCACCGGACTCCGCCACCCCCGGCCTCCGGGCAGACGGCGCTACCTTGCCGACACGACCTGGCACCGGCCCCGCCCGAAGCGCCGATCACCTCGCGTATCCCACGGATCCTGAGGCCGGCAGACGACGCAAGCCCGCGCATGACCCGCTGGACAGGCCCGGCGGCCTACCGTTGACGCTCATGAGCCTGAGCATCCGCAACCAACTCCCCGGCACCGTTACCGCCGTCCACCCCGGCGAGGTCATGGCCACCGTCAAGATCCGACTGGACGGCGGCCAGGACCTCACGGCTGCCATCACGCTGGAGGCCGTGAACCAACTCGCCCTCACCGCCGGCACCGCCGTCCGCGCCCTGGTGAAGTCGACGGAGGTCTCCCTGGCCACCGCTCGGGTCGACGGCCTGTCCATCCGCAACCAGCTCACCGGCACGATCACCGGCCTGGTGACGGGCGAGGTCATGGCCTCGGTGAAGGTCTCCATGGACGGCGGCGAGCTCACCGCCGTGATCACCAGGGAAGCAACCGCCGACCTCGGCCTCTTCGTCGGCTCCGACGTGATCGCACTGATCAAGGCGACCGAGGTGTCCCTGGCCACGGCGTAGCGCGCGCGAGGGCCCCCGCCCGGAACGGACGGGGGCCCTCACCCACTCGCTCAGTCCTCGTACGCGTCCAGCGGCGGGCACGAGCAGACCAGGTTCCGGTCGCCGAAGGCCTGGTCGATCCGGCGCACCGGCGGCCAGTACTTGTCGGCGGCCGACACCCCGGCCGGGAAGACGGCCTCCTCACGCGTGTACGCGTGCTCCCACTCCCCGCCCAGCGCGGCCGCGGTGTGCGGGGCGCCACGCAGCGGGTTGTCCTCGGCCGGCCACTCGCCCGCCCCGACCTTCTCGATCTCCGCGCGAATGGCGATCATCGCCTCGCAGAAACGGTCGATCTCGATCAGGTCCTCGGACTCGGTCGGCTCGATCATCAGCGTCCCGGCGACCGGGAACGACATCGTCGGCGCGTGGAATCCGTAGTCGATGAGCCGCTTGGCGACGTCGTCGACGCTCACGCCGGTCGCCTTGGTCAGCGGCCGCAGGTCGATGATGCACTCGTGCGCGACGAGCCCGCCCGGC
Protein-coding regions in this window:
- a CDS encoding TOBE domain-containing protein, which translates into the protein MSLSIRNQLPGTVTAVHPGEVMATVKIRLDGGQDLTAAITLEAVNQLALTAGTAVRALVKSTEVSLATARVDGLSIRNQLTGTITGLVTGEVMASVKVSMDGGELTAVITREATADLGLFVGSDVIALIKATEVSLATA
- a CDS encoding TetR/AcrR family transcriptional regulator, translated to MAAELTAHHRRLAQQKREAITSAATELFLDRGYDGTSLARIAEAAGVSKSTLFKQFPTKAALFEAIVTESWQRDAGDTAARPQAGDLRSGLTAIGHRYADLIGRPRMTGLFRIVIAELPRFPELGRMQFQLGKLPYFTSVQHYLESEHEAGNADVPDAESAANQFLGMIANYVLWPRMLLTGWNPAASDIHNAVEEAVQTMLARYTPAPPA